One genomic region from Nocardia vinacea encodes:
- a CDS encoding lycopene cyclase family protein, whose translation MTTDLIVCGLGPAGRALTHRCLAHGMSVTAIDPVPDRRWSATYAGWYDELPGWLDPSVLATTLEHPTAWGTRSHRLERTYVVFDSARLRDSLNLDGAQIVTDRVVEIRHNTVTLASETIFSANRVIDARGIARSPELAEQTAYGVVVRRDADIEPLFMDWRTDNGAKPDAPRSFLYAVPLSAETMLLEETCLAGRPALDTAVLRDRLHHRLRSRGIELTGTEPIERVRFPVQGGHPGQRRFGAAGAFTHPATGYSVTASLAAADTVARDVSAWPAQARAVHALRSAGLRALLALPPADLPVFFDAFFTLPPELQRAYLSGRTDLGGTVAAMRTLYATLPAPLRRRVATATLGIPIRSPIRIGSSMMG comes from the coding sequence ATGACCACCGACCTCATCGTCTGCGGCCTCGGCCCCGCCGGTCGCGCACTCACACACCGCTGTCTCGCGCACGGAATGTCGGTCACCGCAATCGATCCGGTGCCGGATCGTCGCTGGTCGGCAACGTATGCGGGGTGGTACGACGAACTGCCGGGATGGCTGGATCCGTCGGTCCTCGCCACTACCTTGGAGCATCCGACGGCCTGGGGTACGAGGTCGCATCGACTCGAACGAACCTATGTCGTCTTCGACTCCGCACGGTTGCGGGATTCGCTGAATCTCGACGGTGCACAAATAGTTACCGATCGGGTTGTCGAAATTCGGCACAACACAGTGACTTTGGCTTCGGAAACAATATTCAGCGCAAATCGTGTTATCGACGCACGAGGAATTGCCCGCTCTCCCGAGCTCGCCGAACAAACCGCGTACGGCGTGGTTGTGCGACGCGACGCCGACATCGAACCCCTGTTCATGGACTGGCGCACGGACAACGGCGCGAAACCCGATGCGCCACGGTCGTTTCTGTACGCGGTGCCGCTCAGCGCGGAGACGATGTTGCTGGAGGAGACCTGTCTCGCCGGGCGCCCCGCCCTCGATACCGCGGTGCTGCGCGACCGCCTGCACCACCGGTTGCGCTCGCGCGGAATCGAACTCACCGGCACCGAACCGATCGAGCGCGTGCGTTTCCCGGTGCAGGGCGGCCACCCCGGACAGCGACGATTCGGCGCAGCGGGCGCATTCACCCATCCCGCAACGGGTTACAGCGTCACTGCCTCGCTCGCCGCCGCCGACACTGTCGCCCGCGATGTGTCGGCATGGCCTGCCCAGGCACGAGCGGTACACGCGTTGCGGTCGGCGGGTCTGCGCGCGCTGCTCGCGTTGCCGCCCGCCGACCTTCCCGTCTTCTTCGATGCCTTCTTCACCCTGCCACCGGAACTGCAACGGGCCTATCTGTCGGGCCGCACCGATCTCGGCGGCACTGTCGCCGCCATGCGCACCCTCTACGCCACCCTGCCCGCACCGCTGCGTCGGCGCGTCGCGACCGCGACACTCGGGATTCCGATTCGCTCGCCTATTCGAATTGGTTCGTCCATGATGGGGTAA
- a CDS encoding Ku protein — MARAIWKGSIAFGLVNVPVKVYTATEDHDIRFHQVHAKDGGRIKYDRVCTVCGKSVQYADIDKAYESPEGDKVILTDEDFSKLPAAEKHEIPVLQFVPNDQIDPILFEKSYYLEPDSNTPKAYVLLATTLERIDRTALVHFTLRQKTRLSALRVRDGVLVLQTLLWPDEVRAVDFESLDGVAEPKPQEIKMAETLVETMSDDFDPEQYTDEYQIELQKVLDEAIASGTGKVVSQPEEAPAAMDAEVVDLVAALQRSLEASGRRTAESSGKAAAEPKAKAAPAKKATKSAATKSAAKKTTAKPAKKTAKKAAARKGA; from the coding sequence ATGGCACGAGCTATCTGGAAGGGCTCGATTGCGTTCGGGCTGGTAAACGTCCCTGTCAAGGTGTACACGGCCACCGAGGACCACGACATTCGGTTCCACCAGGTGCATGCCAAGGACGGTGGCCGGATCAAATACGACCGCGTCTGCACGGTCTGCGGCAAGTCCGTGCAGTACGCCGATATCGATAAGGCATATGAATCCCCTGAGGGAGACAAGGTCATCCTGACCGACGAGGACTTCTCGAAACTGCCCGCCGCCGAGAAGCACGAGATTCCGGTGCTGCAGTTCGTACCCAACGATCAGATCGACCCGATCCTGTTCGAGAAGAGCTACTACCTCGAACCCGACTCGAACACACCCAAGGCCTACGTGCTGCTGGCGACCACGCTGGAGCGCATCGATCGGACCGCGCTCGTACATTTCACGCTCCGGCAGAAGACGCGGCTCTCGGCATTGCGGGTGCGCGACGGCGTACTGGTACTGCAGACGCTGCTATGGCCCGATGAGGTCCGTGCCGTCGATTTCGAATCTCTGGACGGTGTCGCCGAGCCGAAGCCGCAGGAGATCAAGATGGCCGAGACGCTGGTCGAGACCATGTCCGACGATTTCGATCCCGAGCAGTACACCGACGAGTACCAGATCGAGCTGCAGAAGGTGCTCGACGAGGCCATCGCCAGCGGCACCGGGAAGGTGGTCAGTCAGCCCGAAGAGGCGCCCGCCGCGATGGACGCCGAGGTCGTCGACCTGGTGGCCGCCCTGCAACGCAGTCTGGAGGCCAGTGGGCGGCGGACCGCGGAGAGTTCCGGCAAGGCAGCCGCCGAGCCCAAGGCCAAGGCGGCACCGGCGAAGAAGGCGACCAAGTCTGCGGCCACCAAATCTGCGGCGAAGAAGACCACCGCCAAGCCCGCCAAGAAGACCGCGAAGAAGGCGGCCGCCCGCAAGGGCGCATAG
- a CDS encoding nuclear transport factor 2 family protein, which translates to MTNNLATRNRDLLLHGLAEFSAGNIEVLRDLLHENFIEHSPGNPSGRDAFIEFIANAPVAAARLEIKRVITDDEYAVVHYHMIAPDDARGVAVVDIWRLVDGVVTEHWDVVQPVPDADQLPHGMF; encoded by the coding sequence ATGACGAACAACCTGGCAACCCGCAATAGGGATCTTTTACTGCACGGCCTCGCCGAGTTCAGTGCGGGCAATATCGAGGTACTGCGAGACCTGTTGCACGAGAACTTCATCGAGCACAGTCCGGGCAATCCGTCCGGCCGCGACGCCTTCATCGAGTTCATCGCGAACGCGCCGGTGGCCGCCGCCCGACTGGAAATCAAACGGGTTATCACCGATGACGAATATGCCGTCGTGCACTACCACATGATCGCGCCCGACGATGCCCGCGGCGTGGCGGTGGTGGATATCTGGCGGCTGGTCGACGGCGTTGTCACCGAGCACTGGGATGTCGTACAACCGGTGCCCGACGCCGACCAGCTTCCGCACGGCATGTTCTGA
- a CDS encoding helix-turn-helix domain-containing protein yields MDSERPVGALLREWRLRRRLSQLELSVQSGISTRHVSFVETGRTIPSPGMVERFAEHLGIPLRERNRLLVAAGYAPTYRHRTLDDPDLAQARAAVRRVLDAHEPFPALAIDQRWNLLFANTAAEVFFEGVAAELLEPPINMMRIGLHPKGFAPRVRNIDQVRGFLLPRLARQAALSGDPELVALHAELRVFASEGVFPQVDPSEVALLIHLDHRGTQLSLFNTIMRFGAAFDVTLDEIAIESYFPADQTTSAYLHSFAR; encoded by the coding sequence GTGGATAGCGAACGCCCCGTCGGGGCGCTGCTGCGCGAGTGGCGGCTGCGGCGCAGACTGAGCCAGCTCGAATTGTCCGTGCAGTCGGGCATCTCGACGCGGCATGTGAGTTTCGTGGAGACCGGACGCACCATTCCCAGCCCAGGGATGGTCGAGCGGTTCGCCGAACATCTGGGCATCCCGTTGCGCGAACGCAATCGGCTGCTGGTCGCGGCCGGATACGCCCCGACGTACCGGCATCGCACACTCGACGATCCGGATCTTGCGCAGGCGCGCGCCGCGGTCCGGCGCGTACTCGATGCCCACGAACCGTTTCCCGCGCTGGCCATCGATCAACGGTGGAATCTGTTGTTCGCGAACACGGCGGCGGAGGTGTTCTTCGAGGGTGTGGCCGCGGAGCTGTTGGAGCCGCCGATCAACATGATGCGAATCGGTCTGCATCCCAAGGGGTTCGCGCCGCGCGTGCGAAATATCGATCAGGTGCGCGGGTTCCTGCTGCCTCGGCTCGCGCGGCAGGCGGCGCTGTCCGGAGATCCCGAATTGGTCGCGCTCCATGCGGAATTGAGGGTGTTCGCATCGGAAGGCGTTTTTCCGCAGGTGGATCCGTCCGAGGTCGCGCTGCTCATCCATCTCGACCACCGCGGCACGCAGCTGTCGCTGTTCAATACGATCATGCGGTTCGGCGCGGCCTTCGATGTGACGCTCGATGAGATCGCCATCGAGTCCTACTTTCCTGCCGATCAAACCACCAGTGCCTACCTGCACTCATTTGCCAGGTGA
- a CDS encoding isopenicillin N synthase family dioxygenase, translating to MEFRVPVIDISSYIGDGAPAERRAVARAIDAAASTVGFMQITGHAIPQPVLDDFAAALDSFFDLEPATKQGYRTPPEINRGYSPPKSESLSLSLGVASATRMNDYFEAFNVGIPAAAYPEVELSARDYAENLWPTEVPGFRAPVETYFAHAARIARTLTTIFADALELAPGYFTRFTDHSLDVLRMNNYALPPGTVDLDDELTGMGEHTDYGIVTVLWADQVPGLQVVGADNRWHDVQPADNALLVNLGDVMARWTNERWLSTLHRVMPPIADGTIQRRRSAAFFHDGNPDAVIETLPSCLGEGSKYAPITVAEHLRTKLAGSRALQPNTDATREAARVLAAASTERTPE from the coding sequence GTGGAATTCCGAGTGCCGGTCATCGATATCTCGTCTTATATCGGCGATGGCGCCCCGGCCGAACGCCGGGCCGTTGCCCGCGCAATCGACGCCGCCGCGAGCACCGTCGGCTTTATGCAGATCACCGGCCACGCCATCCCACAACCGGTGCTCGACGACTTCGCGGCCGCACTCGACAGCTTCTTCGACCTCGAACCGGCGACCAAACAGGGCTATCGCACCCCGCCCGAAATCAATCGCGGCTACTCACCGCCCAAGAGCGAGAGCCTCAGCCTGAGCCTCGGCGTCGCATCCGCTACCCGCATGAACGATTACTTCGAGGCATTCAATGTGGGCATCCCCGCGGCCGCCTATCCGGAGGTCGAGTTGTCCGCGCGCGACTACGCCGAAAATCTCTGGCCGACAGAGGTTCCCGGCTTCCGCGCACCCGTGGAGACCTATTTCGCACACGCCGCGCGGATCGCGCGAACCCTCACCACCATCTTCGCCGACGCCCTCGAACTGGCGCCGGGCTACTTCACCAGGTTCACCGACCACTCCCTCGACGTCCTGCGGATGAACAACTACGCGCTGCCGCCGGGCACCGTGGATCTCGACGACGAACTCACCGGTATGGGCGAACACACCGACTACGGCATCGTCACCGTCTTGTGGGCGGACCAGGTCCCCGGTCTCCAGGTCGTCGGCGCCGATAACCGTTGGCACGATGTACAACCCGCCGACAACGCCCTGCTGGTCAATCTCGGCGACGTGATGGCGCGCTGGACCAACGAACGCTGGCTCTCCACCCTGCACCGCGTCATGCCGCCGATCGCCGACGGCACCATCCAAAGACGCCGCAGCGCAGCCTTTTTCCACGACGGCAATCCGGACGCCGTCATCGAAACACTCCCCTCCTGCCTCGGCGAGGGAAGTAAATACGCCCCGATCACCGTCGCCGAACACCTGCGCACGAAACTCGCCGGTTCCCGTGCCCTGCAACCCAATACCGATGCCACTCGCGAGGCGGCACGGGTCCTCGCCGCGGCAAGCACCGAACGCACTCCGGAGTGA
- a CDS encoding MetQ/NlpA family ABC transporter substrate-binding protein, with product MRLLRRVLVIPLLLALAAGGVACGREHHGDVVRIGVNDISLPHWDVYKKKAAEQGIAVEFVNFTDYNQPNPALAQRRIDLNKFQHVRYLANYNVRNNDTLVPIGATEIYPLTLYSRKHKSVAEIPKGGQITLSNNPANQVRPLLGLAAAGLIVLKGGASWDSKIEDVDTDASRVTLKTIDPTLTAQSLESVDAAFVDDTFARPAGLTKNETIFTDDPERPELKQYINIFAARAEDRDNPKLLALVKLYHDPEVEAAIRAEAGFQGIFKTNDAADLQAALAELETEFRK from the coding sequence ATGCGACTGCTGCGCCGTGTTCTGGTGATTCCCCTGCTTCTTGCCCTGGCCGCCGGCGGGGTCGCGTGTGGTCGGGAGCACCATGGCGATGTCGTGCGCATCGGCGTGAACGACATCTCGCTGCCGCATTGGGATGTCTACAAGAAGAAGGCTGCCGAGCAGGGCATCGCCGTGGAATTCGTCAATTTCACCGACTACAACCAGCCGAATCCCGCACTGGCACAACGTCGGATCGATCTCAACAAGTTCCAGCACGTGCGGTACCTGGCGAACTACAACGTCCGCAACAACGACACCCTGGTGCCGATCGGCGCGACCGAGATCTACCCGCTCACGCTGTATTCGCGCAAGCACAAGTCGGTGGCGGAGATCCCGAAGGGCGGCCAGATCACCCTGAGCAATAACCCGGCCAATCAGGTTCGCCCGCTGCTCGGCTTGGCCGCCGCCGGACTGATCGTGCTGAAGGGCGGTGCGAGTTGGGATTCGAAGATCGAGGATGTGGACACCGACGCATCGCGGGTGACGCTGAAGACCATCGATCCGACCTTGACCGCGCAATCTCTGGAGAGTGTCGATGCAGCGTTCGTCGACGACACCTTCGCTCGTCCCGCGGGTCTCACCAAGAACGAGACCATCTTCACCGACGACCCGGAACGCCCGGAACTAAAGCAGTACATCAATATTTTCGCGGCGCGGGCCGAAGATAGGGACAACCCGAAACTGCTTGCGCTGGTGAAGCTTTACCACGATCCCGAGGTCGAGGCCGCCATCCGTGCGGAGGCCGGATTCCAGGGCATCTTCAAGACGAATGATGCGGCAGATCTGCAGGCCGCACTGGCCGAGCTGGAGACCGAATTCCGCAAGTGA
- a CDS encoding MetQ/NlpA family ABC transporter substrate-binding protein produces MKFHRVLAIPVLVATAALTLTACGDNKASADNVVRIGTTDKDHAWDVFEEKAKAQGINLRITNFSDYKQPNLALSQKQIDLNLFQHLQFLGAYNVANNDTLTPIASTYIVPLGLYSKKHKSLADLPQAAEIAIPNDPTNQARALFVLQAAGLLKLSGDSKAPTPADIDKGASKVKVTPVDAAQTALSLASVDGSIINNTFLDRSGIDPNSALYKDDPKNPAAEPYINVVVSRAEDKNNELYQKVAQLWHDPEVQQAHAEVTKNTAVEVKRSGPELEQILARVQQTIKDGK; encoded by the coding sequence GTGAAATTCCATCGGGTACTGGCGATCCCGGTCCTGGTAGCCACCGCGGCCCTCACCCTGACGGCGTGCGGCGACAACAAGGCTTCCGCCGACAACGTAGTGCGCATCGGCACCACCGACAAGGACCACGCCTGGGACGTATTCGAGGAGAAGGCGAAGGCACAGGGGATCAACCTGCGGATCACCAACTTCTCCGACTACAAGCAGCCGAATCTCGCACTGTCGCAAAAGCAGATCGATCTCAATCTGTTCCAGCATCTGCAGTTTCTCGGCGCCTACAACGTGGCCAATAACGACACCCTGACGCCGATCGCCTCGACCTATATCGTGCCGCTCGGGCTCTACTCCAAGAAGCACAAGTCGCTCGCGGATCTGCCACAGGCCGCCGAGATCGCGATCCCGAACGATCCGACCAATCAGGCGCGAGCGCTGTTCGTCCTGCAAGCTGCCGGTTTGCTGAAGCTCTCCGGTGACAGCAAGGCGCCGACCCCCGCCGATATCGATAAGGGTGCGTCCAAGGTCAAGGTGACCCCGGTCGATGCGGCGCAGACCGCGCTCTCGCTGGCCTCGGTCGACGGATCGATCATCAACAACACCTTCCTCGATCGTTCCGGCATCGACCCGAATTCGGCTCTCTACAAGGATGATCCGAAGAATCCGGCGGCCGAGCCGTACATCAATGTCGTGGTGTCCAGGGCCGAGGACAAGAACAACGAGCTCTACCAGAAAGTGGCCCAGCTCTGGCACGATCCGGAGGTGCAGCAGGCGCACGCCGAGGTCACCAAAAACACGGCGGTCGAAGTAAAGCGCAGCGGTCCCGAGTTGGAGCAGATCCTGGCCAGGGTGCAGCAGACCATCAAAGACGGCAAGTGA
- a CDS encoding methionine ABC transporter ATP-binding protein, with protein MSEQTVPAVEFRSVTKVFGKGADQQVALDDIDLRIEQGEIFGVIGYSGAGKSTLVRLINALEKPTTGTIEVAGTPVTGVREAEVRRIRRDIGMVFQQFNLFRSRTAAGNIEYPLKVAGWKRAERKARVKELLEFVGLTDKARSYPDQLSGGQKQRVGIARALATSPSLLLADESTSALDPETTGEVLRLLKKINRELGVTIVVITHEMDVIRAVADRVAVLAEGKIVELASTFEVFATPQAAPTQSFVETVLHNRPDAEELRRLGELHGGRLVTVDIDDKHGIGAALAAAAHAGVEFEVVYGGVSTLQDKTFGSVTLALHGSDDDVDTVVEELDRR; from the coding sequence GTGAGCGAGCAAACGGTCCCTGCGGTCGAATTCCGGTCGGTCACGAAGGTTTTCGGCAAGGGCGCTGATCAGCAGGTCGCGCTCGACGATATCGACCTGCGCATCGAACAGGGCGAGATCTTCGGTGTGATCGGCTATTCCGGCGCGGGCAAGAGCACGCTGGTCCGGCTGATCAATGCATTGGAGAAGCCGACCACCGGCACCATCGAGGTCGCCGGCACGCCCGTCACAGGTGTGCGGGAGGCCGAGGTGCGCCGCATCCGCCGGGATATCGGCATGGTGTTCCAGCAGTTCAACCTGTTCCGATCGCGCACGGCCGCAGGCAATATCGAGTATCCGCTCAAGGTCGCGGGCTGGAAGCGCGCCGAGCGCAAGGCACGGGTGAAGGAGTTGCTGGAGTTCGTCGGGCTCACCGACAAGGCCCGCAGCTATCCGGATCAGCTGTCGGGCGGTCAGAAGCAGCGGGTCGGCATCGCGCGGGCACTGGCGACCTCACCGTCACTGCTGCTCGCCGATGAATCGACCTCGGCGCTGGATCCGGAGACCACCGGTGAGGTGCTGCGGCTGCTGAAGAAGATCAATCGCGAACTCGGTGTCACCATTGTGGTGATCACCCACGAGATGGATGTGATCCGCGCGGTGGCCGATCGGGTTGCGGTGCTCGCGGAGGGCAAGATTGTCGAATTGGCCAGCACCTTCGAGGTTTTCGCTACCCCGCAGGCGGCGCCGACACAGTCGTTCGTCGAGACCGTGCTCCACAATCGGCCCGACGCCGAAGAACTGCGGCGACTCGGTGAGCTGCACGGCGGACGGTTGGTCACCGTGGATATCGATGACAAGCATGGGATCGGTGCGGCACTGGCCGCCGCCGCGCATGCGGGTGTCGAGTTCGAGGTGGTGTACGGCGGGGTAAGTACGTTGCAGGACAAGACGTTCGGCAGCGTGACGCTGGCATTGCACGGTTCGGATGACGATGTGGACACGGTGGTCGAAGAGCTCGATCGCCGCTAG
- a CDS encoding methionine ABC transporter permease: MHTDWDKLRPVLTEAIGTTIYLVLLTFVVGGLIGLFLGTALYTTRKGGLLANAPINVLLNVLVNVVRPIPFVILLAALGPVTLEVVGTTIGTEAAAFVMIVAASFGIARIVEQNLVTVDPGVIEAARAVGAGPLRIILTLLIPEALGPLVLGYTFVVIAIVDMSAMAGTVGGGGLGDFALVYGYQRFDWQVTLVATLIIIVGVQGIQFLGNIIARKVLRR, encoded by the coding sequence GTGCATACGGATTGGGACAAACTCCGGCCGGTACTGACCGAGGCCATCGGCACCACCATCTATCTGGTGCTGCTCACGTTCGTGGTCGGCGGATTGATCGGGCTGTTCCTCGGCACCGCCCTCTACACCACCCGCAAGGGCGGGCTGCTGGCGAATGCGCCGATCAATGTGCTGCTCAATGTGTTGGTGAATGTGGTCCGGCCGATTCCGTTCGTCATTCTGCTGGCGGCGCTCGGTCCGGTCACCCTAGAAGTGGTCGGGACGACGATCGGTACGGAGGCCGCTGCCTTCGTCATGATCGTGGCGGCATCCTTCGGTATCGCTCGGATCGTGGAGCAGAATCTGGTCACGGTGGATCCGGGCGTCATCGAGGCGGCCAGGGCGGTCGGCGCCGGGCCGCTGCGGATCATTCTGACACTGCTGATCCCGGAAGCGTTGGGGCCCTTGGTGCTCGGCTACACCTTCGTGGTGATCGCCATCGTCGACATGTCCGCCATGGCGGGCACGGTCGGCGGCGGCGGGCTCGGTGATTTCGCGCTGGTCTACGGATACCAGCGCTTCGACTGGCAGGTCACCCTGGTCGCGACACTGATCATTATCGTCGGCGTGCAGGGGATTCAGTTCCTGGGCAATATCATTGCCCGAAAGGTGCTGCGCCGCTGA
- a CDS encoding DUF4189 domain-containing protein, with translation MSLSSKAAMGLVAASAGAFVAAGAGTAQADDGLYGSLAISVSSRGDATLGWAYNYSNWTDSDRAAVQQCGLSSCHVIVQFANACAAVARNGDDHLGWAWAPTRAEAEQQAIANAGPTAPPPLLNFGSSVPREPRIVDSQCTANAS, from the coding sequence ATGTCACTATCGTCCAAGGCTGCCATGGGTCTGGTGGCCGCGTCCGCGGGTGCGTTCGTCGCCGCCGGTGCCGGCACCGCACAGGCGGACGATGGCCTCTACGGCTCATTGGCGATTTCGGTCTCGTCGCGCGGCGACGCGACCCTCGGATGGGCGTACAACTACTCGAACTGGACGGATTCGGACCGTGCCGCGGTGCAGCAGTGCGGACTGTCCAGCTGCCATGTCATCGTGCAATTCGCCAATGCGTGCGCGGCCGTGGCCCGCAATGGCGATGATCATCTGGGCTGGGCCTGGGCGCCGACACGGGCCGAGGCCGAGCAGCAGGCGATCGCGAACGCCGGGCCGACCGCACCGCCGCCGCTGCTGAACTTCGGCAGTTCGGTGCCGCGCGAACCGCGCATCGTCGATTCGCAGTGCACCGCGAACGCGAGCTGA
- a CDS encoding DoxX family protein: MSQRLRSARIRTGLYWFLGFEFFVGFATKFWPGSTFFGPAYSEKFAEWGFHPNMRFVVGGLELIAAVLLVLPRRESRFLGAATLVLVLTGAVTTHLIDDAPFWQGTSAPIHLVIMMVVALANWPADWRDVVPPWGSSALAARGAVALGDR, from the coding sequence ATGTCGCAACGCTTGCGGTCGGCTCGGATACGTACCGGGCTCTACTGGTTTCTCGGATTCGAGTTCTTCGTCGGCTTCGCAACCAAGTTCTGGCCCGGGTCTACGTTTTTCGGGCCTGCCTATTCGGAGAAGTTCGCGGAGTGGGGATTTCATCCGAATATGCGGTTCGTGGTTGGTGGGCTGGAGTTGATCGCGGCTGTGCTGCTGGTGCTTCCGCGGCGGGAGAGCAGATTCCTCGGCGCGGCCACGCTGGTACTGGTGCTGACCGGGGCGGTGACCACACATCTCATCGATGACGCCCCGTTCTGGCAGGGCACCTCGGCGCCGATTCATCTGGTGATCATGATGGTTGTCGCGCTGGCGAATTGGCCGGCGGACTGGCGAGATGTGGTGCCGCCGTGGGGCTCGTCGGCGTTGGCGGCAAGAGGAGCCGTGGCGCTGGGGGATCGCTGA
- a CDS encoding nuclease-related domain-containing protein: MLVVNEGSTQRSEQCVLDWIRTWNGQHVIVGLAVSGYPIPDRDPNDAARQMDVVVITPRAVVVIEVQEITSEVTGGVLSVRADGRWQLSGFDGEPVPRHDSDPFGQVASNVYLLSQVVRRRHPDALVDGLIVVVPPREATITLDIESRKPGGTMVLDSSAGLRAWFLRTANRKLIWTAEQAYELLGELGLSHAVTVEELVAEGFPSQSRRPERPASKVLVQAHASSALGAVELPDDGRMPSEVSPSGAAYPPWLPTDIAEEPSESVAPSRLVVDTDMEPHAQVSALPPEPVDHPDAIQAQSAPQLSSAFTDRWSSWIESDGSSDEPRSRRDLDRRGRPHREPRLRNWLPTPPNFVATAAPHLSKAKLQPSTPAGPEPRSAEGPRHWTATGSGSLTDIEPQSLSTAPAQPSAMVGAQPVSEHEPPRSSAVGSEPPTMADRLPARSLRPGSAPVAQRSYQASTPRLASVVRLCVATVVAKGMKLIAGLPQLLATVVVVGVIVGTIWLLVSEGMHPKPAVVEPRQESSTEPAVLPQLPAPPQPPAAECFPFQQQC, from the coding sequence ATGCTGGTTGTCAACGAAGGGTCGACGCAACGATCCGAACAGTGCGTGCTCGATTGGATACGGACTTGGAACGGCCAACACGTCATTGTGGGGCTTGCTGTTTCGGGGTATCCCATACCCGACCGCGACCCGAATGACGCGGCGCGGCAGATGGACGTGGTGGTCATTACGCCGCGCGCTGTGGTCGTGATCGAAGTCCAGGAGATCACTTCCGAGGTGACCGGCGGGGTGCTGTCGGTGCGGGCCGACGGGCGCTGGCAGCTGTCCGGATTCGATGGGGAGCCGGTTCCCCGCCACGACAGTGATCCATTCGGCCAGGTGGCGAGCAATGTGTACCTCTTGAGCCAAGTGGTACGCAGACGCCACCCCGACGCCCTCGTCGACGGGCTGATCGTGGTCGTGCCGCCCCGAGAAGCGACCATCACACTGGATATCGAATCCCGAAAGCCCGGCGGCACCATGGTCCTCGACTCGTCGGCGGGGTTGCGTGCCTGGTTCCTTCGAACAGCGAACCGGAAGCTGATCTGGACTGCCGAGCAGGCGTACGAACTGCTCGGCGAGCTCGGCCTATCGCATGCGGTAACGGTCGAAGAGCTTGTGGCCGAAGGATTTCCGTCGCAAAGCAGACGACCTGAACGGCCCGCATCGAAGGTGCTGGTGCAAGCCCATGCGTCCTCCGCGCTCGGCGCCGTCGAACTTCCCGACGACGGTCGCATGCCATCGGAGGTGTCACCTTCCGGGGCTGCATACCCGCCATGGCTTCCGACCGACATCGCCGAGGAGCCGTCGGAGAGCGTGGCACCATCGCGGCTCGTAGTCGATACCGATATGGAGCCGCACGCCCAGGTATCCGCGCTGCCGCCGGAGCCGGTGGACCATCCGGATGCGATACAGGCGCAGTCGGCTCCGCAGTTGTCGTCGGCATTCACCGACCGATGGTCGTCCTGGATCGAGTCCGATGGGTCGTCGGACGAGCCTCGGTCCCGCCGTGACCTCGACCGTCGAGGTCGTCCGCACCGAGAGCCACGCCTGCGGAACTGGCTGCCGACCCCACCGAATTTTGTGGCAACGGCGGCACCACACCTGTCGAAGGCGAAGCTTCAGCCTTCGACGCCGGCTGGGCCGGAACCTCGATCGGCGGAAGGGCCGCGGCATTGGACCGCGACCGGATCGGGGTCGCTGACAGACATTGAGCCGCAATCATTGTCGACAGCACCGGCCCAGCCTTCGGCGATGGTTGGGGCGCAACCGGTATCGGAGCACGAGCCACCACGTTCATCGGCGGTTGGATCGGAACCACCGACGATGGCCGATAGGCTGCCTGCGCGCTCGTTGCGGCCGGGCAGCGCGCCCGTCGCACAGCGTTCGTATCAGGCTTCGACTCCTCGGCTGGCGTCCGTGGTGCGCCTCTGCGTTGCCACCGTGGTCGCCAAGGGGATGAAGCTCATCGCGGGCCTGCCGCAACTGCTCGCGACGGTGGTGGTGGTCGGGGTGATTGTCGGCACGATCTGGTTACTTGTGTCCGAAGGTATGCACCCGAAACCTGCTGTCGTCGAGCCCCGCCAGGAATCGAGCACCGAGCCGGCTGTGCTGCCGCAACTACCAGCCCCGCCCCAGCCACCTGCGGCGGAGTGCTTCCCATTCCAACAGCAGTGCTGA